A single Crateriforma conspicua DNA region contains:
- the clpB gene encoding ATP-dependent chaperone ClpB, translating into MTFRFDKLTHKAQAAVAEAQGMAASAGNPEIDSLHLLSALLSETDGITRPMLQKIHVDVNQLAEMVRSELEKLPKASGGRQPGISATLQNAFNTAADEAANLKDEYISTEHLLMGLAKAECKAKNLLKLSGVSSDEILKAMSEVRGSARVTDQNAEDTYQALQKYGIDLTELASQGKLDPVIGRDNEIRRVIQVLSRRTKNNPVLIGQPGVGKTAIAEGLALRIFEGDVPQSLKGKKVISLDMGALVAGAKFRGDFEERLKSVLREVKDSGGQVILFIDELHLVVGAGNAEGSADAANLLKPELARGALRCIGATTLDEYRQHIEKDAALERRFQPVYVGEPTVEDTIAILRGLKPRYESHHGVRITDNALVAAANLSHRYIADRFLPDKAIDLVDEASSRLAMEKESVPEPIDRLQRRLRQLELAHRQLVDENDESAVKNREEVEQEMESVKHELAGLREQWEAEKLGLDDVQSVRQEAERLQHRFATLDAEAKEKQLRGENPEDLYREMLEVQSALRDVEKRIEEQESRESDEQNDGDDAGDEKRRLIRKEVTDEEIAEVVSHWTGVPVSRMMETERAKLLVMEERLHTRVIGQDEAVGAVSDAVRRSRSGLQDPNRPIGSFLFLGPTGVGKTELCKALATVLFDDEQAMIRIDMSEFMERHSVARLIGAPPGYVGYEEGGKLTEAVRRRPYSVILLDETEKAHPDVFNILLQVLDDGRLTDGHGRTVDFTNTIVVMTSNVGSQVIQKVTEEGGDEEEMQAAVQEALKARFLPEFLNRIDDIVIFHPLKRDEIRQIVRLQLTGLNRRLEDNELHLSVTDAAVDRIAEVGFDPLYGARPLKRVIQREVQNPLATALLKSSYPEGATVQVDYNGDGFTFGVAG; encoded by the coding sequence ATGACATTCCGTTTTGACAAACTGACTCATAAGGCCCAAGCCGCCGTCGCCGAAGCTCAAGGCATGGCGGCGTCGGCGGGCAACCCCGAAATCGATTCGCTGCACTTGTTGTCCGCGTTGTTGTCGGAAACCGACGGCATCACGCGACCCATGTTGCAGAAGATTCACGTCGATGTGAATCAGCTGGCCGAAATGGTCCGCAGCGAACTGGAAAAACTTCCCAAAGCGTCCGGCGGGCGACAGCCCGGGATCAGTGCGACGCTGCAAAATGCCTTCAACACCGCCGCCGACGAAGCGGCCAACCTGAAGGACGAATACATCAGCACCGAACACCTGCTGATGGGATTGGCCAAAGCGGAATGCAAGGCCAAGAACCTTCTGAAGCTGTCGGGCGTTTCATCCGACGAGATTCTCAAAGCGATGAGCGAGGTGCGCGGCAGTGCTCGCGTTACCGACCAAAATGCCGAAGACACATACCAGGCTTTGCAAAAGTACGGTATCGATCTGACCGAACTGGCCAGCCAAGGCAAACTGGATCCGGTCATCGGACGCGACAACGAAATTCGCCGCGTCATTCAAGTGCTTTCACGTCGGACGAAGAACAACCCCGTGCTGATCGGCCAACCCGGCGTCGGAAAAACCGCCATCGCCGAAGGGTTGGCACTGCGGATCTTCGAAGGCGATGTGCCGCAAAGTCTGAAAGGCAAAAAGGTCATCAGTCTGGACATGGGCGCGCTGGTCGCCGGCGCGAAATTCCGCGGTGACTTCGAAGAACGTCTTAAATCCGTCTTGCGCGAAGTCAAGGACAGCGGCGGACAGGTGATCCTGTTCATCGATGAACTTCACCTGGTCGTCGGTGCCGGCAATGCCGAGGGCAGCGCCGATGCGGCAAACCTGCTGAAGCCGGAACTCGCACGCGGTGCGCTTCGTTGCATCGGAGCGACAACACTGGATGAATATCGACAGCACATCGAAAAAGATGCCGCACTGGAACGACGATTCCAACCCGTCTATGTCGGCGAACCGACGGTCGAAGACACGATTGCGATCCTGCGCGGCTTGAAGCCTCGGTACGAATCGCACCACGGAGTCCGGATCACCGACAACGCGTTGGTCGCCGCGGCGAATCTTTCGCATCGATACATCGCCGACCGGTTCCTGCCGGACAAGGCGATTGATTTGGTCGATGAAGCGTCCAGCCGCTTGGCGATGGAGAAGGAAAGCGTTCCCGAACCAATCGATCGACTGCAACGACGACTGCGACAGTTGGAATTGGCGCATCGTCAATTGGTCGACGAGAACGACGAATCCGCGGTCAAGAATCGCGAAGAAGTCGAGCAGGAAATGGAATCGGTCAAGCACGAGTTGGCCGGTCTGCGCGAACAATGGGAAGCGGAAAAGCTTGGTCTGGATGACGTGCAATCGGTCCGCCAGGAAGCCGAGCGGCTTCAGCATCGTTTCGCGACATTGGACGCCGAGGCGAAAGAGAAACAACTGCGTGGCGAAAACCCCGAAGACCTGTATCGCGAGATGCTGGAGGTCCAGTCGGCGCTGCGCGACGTGGAAAAGCGAATCGAAGAACAGGAATCTCGGGAATCCGACGAGCAAAACGATGGCGACGATGCCGGTGATGAAAAGCGGCGTCTGATCCGCAAGGAAGTCACCGACGAAGAAATCGCCGAAGTCGTCAGCCACTGGACCGGGGTTCCCGTCAGCCGAATGATGGAAACCGAACGGGCCAAGTTGTTGGTGATGGAAGAACGGTTGCACACACGGGTGATCGGCCAGGACGAAGCGGTCGGCGCGGTAAGCGATGCGGTGCGTCGTAGCCGCAGCGGTTTGCAGGATCCGAATCGACCGATCGGCAGTTTCCTGTTCCTGGGACCCACCGGAGTCGGCAAGACTGAGCTTTGTAAGGCTCTGGCGACCGTGTTGTTCGACGACGAACAAGCCATGATCCGCATCGACATGTCGGAATTCATGGAACGTCACAGCGTGGCGCGTTTGATCGGCGCACCTCCCGGATACGTGGGCTATGAAGAAGGCGGAAAGCTGACCGAAGCGGTCCGTCGTCGCCCCTATTCGGTGATTCTGTTGGACGAAACCGAAAAGGCGCACCCGGATGTGTTCAACATCTTGTTGCAAGTCTTGGACGACGGTCGCTTGACCGACGGCCATGGCCGAACGGTGGACTTTACCAACACGATCGTGGTGATGACCAGCAACGTCGGCAGCCAGGTGATTCAGAAGGTCACCGAGGAAGGTGGCGACGAGGAGGAAATGCAAGCCGCGGTGCAAGAAGCTTTGAAGGCAAGGTTCTTGCCGGAATTCTTGAACCGGATCGATGACATTGTCATCTTCCATCCGCTGAAGCGAGATGAGATTCGTCAAATCGTTCGCTTGCAATTGACCGGATTGAATCGTCGTTTGGAAGACAACGAATTGCACCTGAGCGTTACCGATGCCGCGGTCGACCGAATCGCCGAAGTCGGGTTTGATCCGCTGTACGGGGCTCGGCCGCTGAAGCGTGTGATTCAGCGTGAAGTCCAAAACCCGTTGGCCACTGCGCTGTTGAAGTCGTCGTATCCGGAAGGGGCCACGGTCCAAGTCGACTACAACGGCGATGGATTCACGTTCGGCGTGGCCGGATGA
- a CDS encoding YfbK domain-containing protein, with the protein MSEHTPNQPDFESSGQQAWDDPRVTAYVLGEMSDEDKQAFEAEMSGNESLSAAVEEAKAVTGGLEHFYAELSDATDGLDADRRDAIRKEAAIAPATDTNASDTGGPGFWRQHGVTLAVAASLLLVVGGLVAYPSVQSARRQVAMTDAETAGEFAADEYAEAEMRFDDMAVDEEGLYEIQESGDVTIAAVPELGMIVQQDESSRLSTVAPADRESDSLRRSNRPSKQLADFAQNESPQSGSAVDHPFGDVESKVTQKLKLDADSYGDNADFAVPDRVARGITPMQRGQETSGPAPTSESKTRVLGREPSAGKPVASQPAAGQPVAGTPVAGGAYGGARIAGDKVRFRSEDGTNLSLGVTPRIMIEAEEEPAQLGFGMDTPEGTGPGFSGDRFEPITDNPFKRVDEHPLSTFSIDVDTASYSKIRSYLNSGRLPRPDAVRIEEMLNYFDYAYAAPRDDAAHPFAHRVAVMDCPWNEKHMLARIAIKGKEMKPEQRPRCNLVFLLDTSGSMNRPNKLPLVQEGMKMLIKELNDDDRVAIVTYAGSAGLVLESTPASKKRKIRRSLTQLSAGGSTNGGQGIALAYQTAREHFIKDGVNRVILCTDGDFNVGTTGTDALVSMVEQESKGGIFLTVMGFGMGNHNDSMMEQISGRGNGNYAFIDTEKEARKVLVNQTSSTLVTIAKDVKIQVEFNPSAVSSYRLIGYENRVLAKEDFNDDKKDAGEIGAGHAVTALYELVPAGVEADALPPKVDPLKYQANVQPKEDAESTGELMTLKLRYKQPDGDTSTLVETPVKSDIKTSFAQADDDARFAAAVAGFGMQLRRSEYKGSWTMPDVIATAKDAKGEDVSGFRSEMIKLATKAGDLMGE; encoded by the coding sequence ATGTCTGAACACACACCAAACCAACCCGATTTTGAATCGTCCGGCCAACAAGCCTGGGATGATCCCCGCGTGACTGCCTATGTCTTGGGCGAAATGTCCGACGAAGACAAACAAGCCTTCGAAGCCGAAATGTCCGGCAACGAATCGCTGTCGGCCGCCGTCGAAGAAGCCAAAGCCGTCACCGGTGGCCTGGAACACTTCTATGCCGAATTGTCCGATGCCACCGACGGCCTGGACGCCGATCGTCGCGACGCGATTCGCAAAGAAGCCGCCATCGCCCCCGCAACGGACACGAATGCCAGCGACACCGGCGGCCCAGGTTTCTGGCGCCAGCACGGCGTCACACTGGCCGTCGCCGCGTCGTTGCTGTTGGTCGTCGGCGGCTTGGTGGCGTACCCCAGCGTCCAGTCCGCTCGTCGTCAGGTCGCCATGACCGATGCCGAAACCGCCGGTGAATTTGCTGCCGATGAGTACGCCGAAGCGGAGATGCGATTCGACGACATGGCAGTCGATGAAGAAGGGTTGTACGAAATCCAAGAAAGCGGCGATGTCACGATCGCTGCGGTTCCCGAGCTGGGCATGATCGTGCAACAAGATGAATCATCGCGGTTGTCCACCGTCGCCCCGGCCGACCGTGAATCGGATTCGCTTCGGCGTTCCAACCGACCGTCCAAACAACTTGCCGATTTCGCACAAAACGAATCGCCACAATCCGGAAGCGCCGTCGACCATCCCTTCGGTGACGTAGAATCCAAAGTCACCCAGAAACTGAAACTGGACGCCGATTCGTATGGCGACAATGCCGACTTTGCCGTCCCCGATCGCGTTGCACGCGGTATCACGCCGATGCAGCGTGGACAAGAAACCAGTGGTCCCGCACCGACGTCCGAATCGAAAACTCGCGTTCTGGGACGTGAACCATCGGCCGGAAAACCTGTTGCCAGCCAACCAGCCGCCGGCCAACCGGTCGCCGGTACCCCAGTGGCGGGCGGCGCTTACGGAGGCGCAAGGATCGCCGGGGACAAGGTTCGGTTTCGATCCGAGGACGGTACGAACCTTAGCCTGGGTGTGACACCGCGGATCATGATCGAGGCCGAAGAAGAGCCCGCGCAGCTGGGATTCGGCATGGACACTCCCGAAGGCACCGGTCCCGGGTTCAGTGGTGATCGCTTTGAACCGATCACCGACAACCCCTTCAAGCGTGTCGACGAACATCCGCTGTCGACGTTCAGCATCGACGTCGACACGGCCAGTTACAGCAAGATCCGCAGCTATCTGAATTCCGGGCGACTGCCACGGCCCGACGCCGTTCGCATCGAAGAAATGCTGAACTACTTCGATTACGCCTACGCGGCACCCCGCGACGACGCGGCGCACCCGTTTGCCCACCGCGTGGCCGTGATGGACTGTCCATGGAATGAAAAACACATGCTGGCTCGGATCGCCATCAAAGGCAAAGAGATGAAGCCCGAGCAGCGTCCCCGATGCAACTTGGTGTTCCTGCTGGACACCAGCGGATCGATGAACCGGCCCAACAAACTGCCGTTGGTCCAAGAAGGCATGAAGATGCTGATCAAAGAACTGAACGACGATGACCGCGTCGCGATCGTGACATACGCCGGATCCGCCGGCCTGGTGTTGGAAAGCACACCAGCATCCAAGAAGCGAAAGATTCGTCGCTCGCTGACTCAATTGTCCGCCGGCGGCAGCACCAATGGTGGCCAAGGCATCGCGTTGGCCTATCAAACGGCTCGTGAACACTTCATCAAAGACGGCGTCAATCGAGTCATCCTGTGCACCGACGGCGACTTTAATGTCGGCACGACCGGCACCGACGCCCTGGTATCGATGGTCGAACAGGAATCCAAAGGCGGCATCTTTCTAACCGTGATGGGATTCGGCATGGGCAACCATAACGATTCAATGATGGAACAGATCAGCGGCCGCGGTAACGGCAACTACGCTTTCATCGATACCGAAAAAGAAGCCCGTAAGGTCTTGGTCAATCAAACCAGCAGCACGTTGGTGACCATCGCCAAGGACGTGAAGATTCAAGTCGAATTCAACCCGTCCGCGGTCTCATCGTATCGCTTGATCGGTTATGAGAATCGCGTCTTGGCCAAAGAAGACTTTAACGATGACAAGAAAGACGCCGGGGAAATCGGAGCGGGTCACGCTGTGACAGCCTTGTATGAACTGGTGCCCGCCGGTGTGGAAGCCGACGCGTTGCCGCCCAAGGTCGATCCGCTGAAGTACCAGGCCAACGTGCAACCGAAGGAAGACGCCGAGTCCACCGGTGAATTGATGACGTTGAAGCTTCGTTACAAGCAACCCGACGGTGACACCAGCACCCTGGTCGAAACGCCGGTCAAGTCAGACATCAAGACGTCCTTTGCCCAGGCCGATGACGATGCACGATTCGCCGCCGCGGTGGCCGGATTCGGCATGCAGCTTCGCCGCAGCGAATACAAAGGATCCTGGACGATGCCCGATGTGATCGCAACGGCCAAAGATGCCAAAGGCGAAGACGTCAGCGGGTTCCGATCCGAAATGATCAAGCTGGCCACCAAAGCCGGAGATCTGATGGGCGAATGA
- a CDS encoding RNA polymerase sigma factor, translating to MNASDFSEDSMESIVDRFERPLLAYATRMMRGDRQSAQDAVQETFLRLCRADRRKIRSRLAAWLFFVCRTRVIDMQRTKSPQPIEAFETTLPDPGPPAEQLADESEQCDRLAAMIDRLSDRQQEILRLRMQGGLSYREIAEVTGLTVNNVGVQLHTAVRNLRQAFATQ from the coding sequence ATGAACGCGAGCGATTTTTCGGAAGATTCCATGGAATCCATCGTCGACCGTTTCGAACGGCCGCTGCTGGCTTACGCCACCCGCATGATGCGCGGCGACCGGCAATCGGCCCAAGACGCGGTCCAGGAAACATTCCTGCGACTGTGTCGCGCCGATCGACGCAAAATCCGATCCCGATTGGCGGCTTGGCTGTTCTTCGTCTGCCGTACCCGAGTGATCGATATGCAACGAACCAAGTCCCCCCAGCCCATCGAAGCGTTCGAAACGACGCTTCCCGATCCAGGCCCACCCGCCGAACAACTGGCCGATGAATCGGAACAATGCGACCGCTTGGCCGCGATGATCGACCGGCTAAGCGATCGCCAACAAGAAATCTTGCGACTCCGCATGCAAGGCGGCCTGTCCTATCGCGAAATCGCCGAAGTCACCGGGCTGACGGTCAACAACGTCGGCGTCCAACTGCACACCGCCGTCCGCAACCTGCGTCAAGCCTTCGCGACGCAGTGA